In a single window of the Methanolobus psychrophilus R15 genome:
- a CDS encoding prephenate dehydrogenase translates to MKVLIIGGTGEMGQWFTRFFKNNGYEVTVWGSGGKLEIARKMGVDFAPDLDIAISESDIVIVTVPIDITEQVIQETAPKMKSGSLLMDLTSLKVKPTEVMKEYAPLDVEILGTHPMFGPSIPSLHGQIFILTPIEGRCRKWFPVIRALLEDNGAHIEIISAQEHDRIVSVVQGLTHFAYITIGTTFNRLDFSVAQSRRFMSPVYDIMVDFVGRILGQNPYLYAFIQMENPEVLKVHETFMQECREMSAIVREHDVESFISRMKDASAHLGDTAAALRRSDKLINFKIAELDELVNSIGMEKGLRHIYSNVIHVGTVKKVSPRNVILSTGTKLVSLKLENIRLLSPEELREWKTKNLRGHSRDISVIIPKGADPEVIRSIISNNMNVISVRLIDTYTCAKSDTGSSVTYRVGIIGDANATVTSNEIAALLTGIGCKLRG, encoded by the coding sequence TTGAAGGTACTCATCATCGGCGGCACCGGGGAAATGGGACAGTGGTTCACCCGTTTCTTCAAAAATAACGGTTATGAGGTAACGGTCTGGGGCAGCGGAGGTAAGCTGGAGATAGCCCGGAAGATGGGTGTTGATTTTGCCCCGGACCTTGACATAGCAATATCGGAGAGCGATATCGTCATAGTTACAGTTCCAATTGACATCACAGAACAGGTTATCCAGGAAACTGCACCGAAGATGAAAAGTGGCAGTCTCCTGATGGACCTGACATCACTCAAGGTCAAACCTACGGAAGTCATGAAAGAGTACGCACCTTTGGATGTGGAGATACTGGGTACTCATCCCATGTTCGGCCCTTCCATACCCAGCCTTCATGGTCAGATATTCATACTAACGCCTATCGAAGGAAGATGCAGGAAGTGGTTCCCTGTGATCAGGGCCCTGCTGGAAGATAACGGGGCTCACATAGAGATCATCAGTGCACAGGAGCATGACCGTATTGTATCTGTTGTCCAGGGGCTTACACACTTTGCTTACATAACCATAGGCACCACTTTCAACAGGCTGGACTTCAGCGTCGCGCAGTCCAGAAGGTTCATGAGCCCTGTGTATGACATCATGGTGGATTTCGTTGGCAGGATACTGGGCCAGAACCCTTACCTTTATGCCTTCATCCAGATGGAGAACCCGGAAGTGTTGAAAGTGCATGAGACATTCATGCAGGAATGCAGAGAGATGTCGGCAATAGTGCGAGAGCATGATGTGGAGAGCTTCATCTCCAGAATGAAGGATGCTTCAGCCCATTTAGGGGACACCGCGGCAGCACTGCGTCGCTCTGATAAGCTCATAAACTTCAAGATAGCTGAGCTTGACGAGCTGGTAAATTCCATCGGTATGGAGAAAGGGCTCAGGCACATATATTCAAATGTGATCCATGTAGGAACTGTAAAAAAAGTCTCGCCAAGAAATGTTATACTCTCCACAGGCACCAAACTAGTTTCACTGAAACTGGAGAACATCCGCCTGTTATCCCCGGAAGAGCTCAGAGAATGGAAAACAAAAAATCTCAGGGGGCATTCAAGGGATATATCCGTCATTATTCCAAAGGGTGCCGACCCGGAGGTCATACGCAGCATCATTAGCAATAACATGAACGTCATCTCAGTCCGGTTAATAGATACATATACATGTGCTAAGAGTGATACCGGATCAAGCGTGACTTATCGAGTAGGTATAATAGGAGATGCCAACGCCACAGTGACGAGCAATGAGATAGCAGCACTGCTAACAGGCATAGGCTGTAAACTCAGAGGATAA
- a CDS encoding triosephosphate isomerase: MSSTLIVLNLKTYLEGTGEGAVKIAQACRQVAEDSGIDIAVAPQFCDIYRVSSQVDIPVYAQHLDSVGAGGFTGHAFAQCIKDAGAVGTLINHSEYRLTLANIDASVSRVKETGLTSIVCTNNVPTSAAAAALGPDYVAVEPPELIGSGIPVSKADPQVITGSVEAVKRVNPAVKVLCGAGISKGEDLLAALELGSVGVLLASGIVKAKDPKVALEDLVSKIR; encoded by the coding sequence ATGAGTTCCACACTGATAGTTTTGAACCTGAAGACATACCTTGAAGGCACAGGCGAAGGCGCCGTAAAGATAGCGCAGGCATGCAGGCAAGTTGCTGAAGATTCCGGCATAGATATTGCGGTGGCACCCCAGTTCTGTGATATTTATCGTGTATCCTCGCAGGTGGATATCCCTGTTTATGCGCAGCATCTGGATAGCGTAGGAGCAGGGGGTTTTACAGGACATGCTTTCGCTCAGTGCATAAAGGATGCGGGGGCAGTTGGCACTCTCATTAACCACTCCGAATACCGCCTGACACTGGCAAACATTGATGCATCTGTAAGCAGAGTTAAAGAAACCGGCCTTACAAGTATCGTATGTACTAACAATGTGCCTACTTCTGCAGCAGCCGCAGCTCTGGGTCCTGATTACGTGGCAGTGGAGCCGCCGGAACTTATCGGCAGCGGAATACCGGTGTCAAAAGCAGACCCGCAGGTGATCACAGGTTCCGTGGAAGCTGTCAAAAGAGTGAACCCTGCCGTTAAAGTGCTGTGTGGGGCAGGCATATCAAAAGGAGAGGATCTCCTTGCAGCTCTTGAGCTTGGTTCCGTGGGTGTCCTGCTGGCCTCAGGCATTGTTAAAGCTAAGGATCCCAAGGTTGCGCTTGAAGACCTTGTAAGCAAGATCAGATAA
- a CDS encoding 3-hexulose-6-phosphate synthase, with protein sequence MFLIGEALIGEAPELAHVDLLIGNKNGPVGQAFANGLAQLSVGHTPLLSVIRPNLPTKPATLIVPKVTVKNMDQAAQIFGPAQAAVAKAVADALEEGVFGDMDIEDIVVIASVFIHPEAKDYNRIFRYNYGATKLAVKRALEGFPDVGTVLKEKDRMGHAVMGFKVSRLWNPPYLQVALDNPNIEAILSIVSQLPKSDHVILEAGTPLIKRYGVDVISRLREVRPDAFIVADLKTLDTGNLEARMVADATADAIVVSALAPVATLNKAIEEAHKTGIYAVMDTLNCPDPIAILKQLKELPDVVELHRAIDIEETAHAWGNIQDIKALSPKILVAVAGGIRIDTMPDALKAGADVLVVGRAITNAKDVRQVAEKFIEGLNNPEIDQFRVMTDF encoded by the coding sequence ATGTTTTTAATCGGAGAAGCTCTAATTGGCGAGGCACCAGAACTCGCGCACGTTGACCTTTTAATCGGGAACAAGAACGGTCCTGTAGGTCAGGCATTTGCAAATGGTCTAGCACAACTGTCAGTAGGACATACTCCTCTGCTTTCGGTGATACGCCCAAACCTTCCTACAAAACCTGCTACACTGATAGTCCCAAAGGTTACTGTAAAGAATATGGATCAGGCAGCCCAGATATTTGGTCCTGCGCAGGCCGCTGTGGCAAAGGCGGTCGCCGATGCCCTTGAAGAGGGCGTGTTCGGTGACATGGATATCGAGGATATCGTTGTCATTGCAAGCGTTTTCATCCATCCTGAAGCCAAAGATTACAACCGGATTTTCAGGTACAATTACGGGGCAACCAAGCTGGCAGTCAAGCGCGCGCTGGAAGGATTCCCGGACGTAGGCACAGTGCTCAAGGAGAAGGACAGGATGGGACACGCAGTAATGGGATTCAAGGTCTCCAGACTCTGGAACCCGCCATACCTGCAGGTTGCGCTGGATAACCCCAATATCGAGGCTATTCTCAGTATAGTGAGCCAGCTGCCAAAGAGCGACCACGTTATCCTTGAAGCAGGCACACCTCTTATCAAGCGCTATGGTGTTGACGTCATCTCCAGGCTCAGGGAGGTTCGTCCCGACGCATTCATAGTTGCTGACCTCAAGACCCTTGACACCGGTAACCTGGAAGCCCGCATGGTTGCAGACGCAACAGCAGATGCTATCGTAGTCTCAGCACTGGCACCTGTGGCAACCCTCAATAAAGCCATCGAAGAGGCCCACAAGACCGGAATATACGCTGTAATGGACACTCTGAACTGTCCTGACCCTATAGCAATCCTCAAGCAGCTCAAGGAGCTGCCTGACGTTGTGGAACTGCACCGTGCTATCGATATTGAGGAAACTGCTCATGCATGGGGTAACATCCAGGACATAAAGGCTCTCTCACCAAAGATCCTTGTGGCAGTTGCCGGCGGTATCCGCATCGACACAATGCCTGACGCACTTAAGGCAGGCGCTGATGTCCTTGTAGTAGGCAGGGCAATCACCAATGCCAAGGATGTAAGGCAGGTTGCCGAGAAGTTCATTGAAGGCCTTAACAACCCTGAGATCGACCAGTTCAGGGTAATGACCGACTTCTAA
- a CDS encoding endonuclease III / DNA-(apurinic or apyrimidinic site) lyase, whose product MMSVEEMISRLREMYPCGYFHVNRDPYYMLISTVLSQRTRDEVTIPATRRLFEAFDSPLKMASAEIDEIQVLIKDVGFYRVKAQRIIDISRIMLKDYGGIVPDSMNELLKLPGVGRKTANCVLGYAFEKDVIAVDTHVHRISNRFGLVKTSSPDETEKELEKVVSRQDWKDINGLMVLFGQNVCRPMSPRCGECRLNDICPRIL is encoded by the coding sequence ATGATGTCTGTTGAAGAGATGATCTCCCGCCTCCGGGAAATGTACCCCTGTGGGTATTTTCACGTAAACAGGGATCCTTACTATATGCTCATATCCACAGTGCTGTCCCAGCGTACTCGTGATGAGGTGACCATTCCTGCAACCCGGAGGCTTTTTGAAGCATTTGATAGCCCTCTAAAGATGGCATCGGCTGAAATCGATGAAATACAGGTACTTATAAAGGATGTGGGTTTCTACAGGGTGAAGGCACAGAGAATTATTGACATATCCCGAATCATGTTGAAGGACTATGGAGGTATCGTCCCTGATAGCATGAACGAGCTGCTCAAATTACCCGGAGTCGGCAGGAAGACTGCCAATTGCGTGCTTGGTTATGCTTTTGAAAAAGATGTAATTGCTGTGGATACTCATGTACACAGGATATCCAATCGTTTTGGATTGGTGAAAACATCATCGCCGGATGAGACTGAAAAGGAACTCGAAAAGGTTGTATCAAGGCAGGACTGGAAAGATATCAACGGTTTGATGGTTCTTTTTGGCCAGAATGTATGCCGTCCGATGTCTCCCAGATGTGGAGAATGCAGGCTTAACGATATCTGTCCCCGGATATTGTAA
- a CDS encoding PAS/PAC sensor signal transduction histidine kinase, with amino-acid sequence MSEKHRSKILVVDDDVLNVRLIEAQLMTEYDIRAAYSGEEALDLIDSDKPDLVILDVMMPGMSGYDVCRRMKSSKDTCFIPVIIVTALSSRNDRMEGIMAGADEFLTKPFDRFEVLTRVRTLLKSKQLYDELIAEGDRTKKYLDIAGCIIVAFDVDLTVTIANAKCNEVLGYAEGELIGSSWLEKAVPADERERVESLFRNILKDDVRSVESFESNVLTKTGQKKLISWRNSYVKDSTGKITTILSSGSDITEQRQSEQKIKVSEEKFRALFENAVDSIMILDMDHNILEVNPSLCDLLLYRKDEMLQLSRSDLIAPEYLHKYKEYLVSALEKEHSVFETECLKKDGSRVPVEMSIKVIEYEGKPAILSNGRDITERKQSERTLQESEEKYRMLAENANDVIWTMDKEGKLLYVSPSVIKLRGYTPEEVMNQCFPEIFSQDSILKIRLAMDAFFSDVQYAKITNRTEIMELEQLHKQGYTVWTEALATPLFDKNGNFKFFVGVTRDISERKKSQEAIQKYVHDLGKANESLHSLDRMKDEFISNLSHELKTPLISIKGYSELVHDEVLGPLTDKQKNAMHIVLDKYDHLSFLLDSLIYISIARSGKVNYRFDPLRIEDALKKVMDYFSFKATDKNIKLVRNFESGLPLVKGDVEYIPYIFRSVIDNAIKFSKSEGVIEVSAYRDDGNVHVVVKDNGIGIPKAEFSNIFNPFYQVDSSLTRRYGGSGLGLHVSKTITEVHSGSIWIESEEGKGTAVHVSFPSYSPSHTGTK; translated from the coding sequence ATGAGCGAAAAACACAGATCAAAAATACTAGTTGTTGACGACGATGTCCTTAATGTAAGGTTAATTGAAGCTCAGCTCATGACAGAGTACGATATAAGGGCTGCTTATAGCGGGGAAGAAGCTCTTGATCTCATCGATTCTGACAAACCTGACCTTGTCATTCTTGATGTTATGATGCCCGGCATGAGCGGATATGATGTCTGCAGAAGAATGAAGTCCTCCAAGGATACATGTTTTATACCGGTTATAATTGTCACTGCACTTTCTTCAAGGAATGACCGCATGGAAGGTATCATGGCCGGAGCCGATGAATTCCTTACAAAACCTTTTGACCGGTTTGAGGTTCTAACCCGCGTCAGGACTCTTTTGAAGAGCAAGCAATTGTATGATGAGCTGATTGCGGAGGGTGACAGGACAAAAAAGTATCTTGATATCGCCGGATGTATTATAGTGGCATTTGATGTCGATCTTACTGTGACCATTGCCAATGCAAAATGCAATGAGGTGCTTGGCTATGCCGAGGGGGAACTTATTGGTTCCAGTTGGTTAGAAAAGGCAGTGCCGGCAGATGAAAGAGAGAGGGTTGAATCTCTTTTCAGAAATATCCTTAAGGATGATGTCAGATCGGTTGAAAGTTTTGAAAGCAATGTATTGACAAAAACAGGGCAAAAAAAGCTCATTTCCTGGCGCAATTCATACGTAAAGGATTCCACAGGTAAGATCACAACTATTCTCAGCTCCGGCTCGGACATCACTGAGCAAAGGCAATCCGAACAAAAGATAAAGGTCTCAGAGGAAAAATTCAGGGCACTTTTTGAGAATGCTGTCGATTCCATTATGATCCTTGATATGGATCACAATATCCTGGAAGTGAATCCTTCACTATGCGATCTGTTATTGTACCGGAAAGATGAGATGCTGCAACTATCAAGATCCGATCTCATTGCACCTGAGTACTTGCACAAGTATAAAGAATACCTTGTCTCTGCCCTGGAGAAAGAGCATAGTGTATTTGAAACGGAGTGCCTGAAAAAAGACGGTTCCAGGGTTCCTGTTGAAATGAGCATCAAGGTGATAGAATATGAAGGGAAACCTGCAATTCTTAGCAATGGGCGTGATATAACCGAAAGGAAACAATCTGAAAGAACTCTTCAGGAAAGCGAGGAAAAGTACCGCATGCTGGCAGAAAATGCCAATGATGTCATCTGGACCATGGACAAAGAGGGTAAGCTACTGTATGTCAGTCCATCTGTGATCAAATTGCGGGGTTATACTCCAGAGGAGGTAATGAACCAATGTTTTCCGGAAATATTCTCACAGGACAGCATTTTAAAAATCAGGTTGGCTATGGATGCTTTTTTCTCAGATGTCCAATATGCAAAGATAACCAACCGCACAGAAATCATGGAGCTTGAACAACTCCATAAACAGGGTTACACAGTTTGGACCGAAGCACTTGCAACCCCGTTATTTGACAAGAACGGGAATTTCAAATTTTTCGTGGGTGTCACTCGCGATATAAGTGAGCGTAAAAAATCTCAGGAAGCTATCCAGAAATATGTTCATGACCTGGGTAAGGCAAATGAATCACTTCATTCTCTGGATAGGATGAAGGATGAGTTTATCTCAAATCTCAGCCATGAACTAAAGACTCCCCTTATATCCATAAAAGGGTACAGTGAACTTGTGCACGATGAAGTGCTGGGTCCACTCACCGATAAGCAGAAAAATGCTATGCATATAGTTCTTGACAAATATGATCACCTGAGTTTTTTGCTTGATTCCCTTATCTACATAAGTATTGCAAGGTCCGGCAAAGTCAATTACAGGTTCGACCCGCTCCGGATAGAAGATGCTTTGAAAAAAGTCATGGATTACTTCTCCTTTAAGGCAACAGACAAGAACATAAAGCTGGTCCGCAATTTTGAAAGTGGCCTGCCGCTTGTTAAAGGTGACGTGGAGTATATTCCTTATATTTTCAGGTCCGTTATAGACAACGCCATCAAGTTCAGCAAGAGTGAGGGAGTCATCGAAGTTTCAGCTTACAGGGATGATGGGAATGTGCATGTGGTAGTAAAAGATAATGGCATAGGCATCCCCAAGGCTGAGTTTTCCAATATCTTCAACCCCTTTTACCAGGTGGACAGTTCCCTGACAAGGAGATACGGAGGCAGTGGGTTGGGATTGCATGTAAGCAAAACGATCACCGAGGTTCACAGCGGGAGTATCTGGATTGAAAGTGAAGAGGGAAAAGGCACTGCAGTGCATGTGTCATTCCCATCTTATTCTCCTTCCCACACAGGAACTAAATAG
- a CDS encoding D-isomer specific 2-hydroxyacid dehydrogenase NAD-binding protein gives MIGEVELDKMKSTAILINTARGKVVGESALIKALKERKIKGTGWMCLKKPLLLQTIHSCVWTM, from the coding sequence ATGATAGGTGAAGTAGAACTCGACAAGATGAAATCAACTGCGATCCTGATAAACACAGCAAGGGGAAAAGTAGTTGGCGAGAGTGCTCTGATCAAGGCCTTAAAGGAAAGAAAGATCAAAGGAACCGGTTGGATGTGTTTGAAAAAACCCCTCCTCCTGCAGACAATCCACTCATGTGTCTGGACAATGTGA
- a CDS encoding heavy metal translocating P-type ATPase, which produces MTKTVLEIEGMTCASCARRVEDTLRKTKGVASVSVSLPAEKAFVEYDPNVTNVDSLIKAVDSTGYSATPAGQRTKIITANITDMTCISCAQTIEKVLSSTPGIHEANVNFAASKVTISYDPSVASIDDMKAAVDESGYTMSFEEEEEVDREQLTINKAARKMWIAASSAGLIMVLMTIHMFFMPIPYYFFITLILAIPSVFIAGADTHRNTWKALQHRTVNMDTLITMGSLIPYFLSMLGLWFPVTTFVEMAATIMALHLVGRYLETKARGRASQAIKKLIALEAKNARIIENGTEREVPVKELNIDDIMLIKPGEKIPTDGVVVSGSSTVDESMATGESMPVERKEGDEVIGSTINQHGFLHVRVTKIGKDTFLSQVITLVEQAQGSKVPIQEFADRVTGYFVPAVIITAVAASISWLLFPEFHISIVEYFNFPWSNTDVPLFTLSLLATTAVLVISCPCALGLATPTALMVGSGRGAQRGILIRSGEAIQTMKDVKIIAFDKTGTITKGKPQVTDVLASGSLSSEEVISYAASLEAVSEHPLASAIIRKAKESEVTVHEIKDFESVTGKGVKGSIGTHEVIVGSRKILSMFNVDYQEFEEKMGELEADAKTVVLVVMDRKVIGTIAIADTIKEDSILAIREIEKMGIKTAMITGDNKKTAEAVAKMVGISYVISDVLPGGKVDEIKKLQSVYDVVAMVGDGINDAPALKQSNIGIAIGTGTDIAIESSDITLVRGDLKSVVSAIKLSKSTFRKIKENYFWAWVYNAIAIPAAFFGLLHPMIGAAAMALSSLTVVLNSLRLRRANIDPESEK; this is translated from the coding sequence GTGACAAAGACTGTATTAGAGATTGAAGGAATGACTTGCGCCTCGTGTGCAAGAAGAGTTGAAGATACATTAAGGAAAACAAAAGGTGTTGCATCCGTAAGTGTCAGCCTGCCTGCAGAAAAAGCGTTTGTGGAATATGATCCCAATGTCACAAATGTGGACTCTCTGATTAAAGCTGTTGATAGTACAGGATACAGTGCAACTCCTGCAGGTCAGAGAACGAAAATAATCACTGCCAATATTACTGACATGACCTGCATATCATGCGCACAAACGATTGAAAAAGTGCTTTCTTCAACTCCTGGGATTCATGAAGCAAACGTCAACTTTGCTGCATCCAAGGTCACAATTTCTTACGACCCTTCCGTTGCATCCATCGACGATATGAAAGCGGCTGTTGATGAATCAGGCTATACGATGAGTTTTGAGGAAGAGGAAGAGGTTGACCGTGAACAGCTCACTATCAACAAGGCAGCACGAAAGATGTGGATTGCAGCGTCTTCCGCCGGCTTGATCATGGTACTTATGACGATCCATATGTTCTTTATGCCCATTCCATATTATTTCTTCATAACATTGATACTTGCAATTCCCTCTGTTTTCATAGCAGGCGCTGATACACACAGGAATACCTGGAAAGCTTTGCAGCACAGAACTGTCAACATGGATACGCTCATAACAATGGGGTCTCTTATACCTTATTTCCTGAGCATGCTTGGCTTATGGTTCCCGGTGACCACGTTTGTAGAAATGGCAGCTACAATCATGGCCTTGCACCTCGTTGGGAGATATCTGGAAACCAAAGCTCGTGGCAGGGCCTCCCAAGCTATTAAAAAACTGATCGCCCTGGAAGCCAAGAATGCCCGTATTATTGAGAATGGAACTGAAAGAGAAGTACCCGTCAAAGAGCTTAATATAGACGATATAATGCTCATAAAGCCCGGAGAGAAAATACCGACTGACGGCGTTGTAGTTTCCGGCAGCAGTACCGTGGATGAGTCAATGGCAACAGGAGAGTCGATGCCTGTTGAAAGGAAAGAGGGCGATGAGGTTATCGGGTCCACCATTAACCAGCATGGCTTCCTGCATGTGAGAGTCACAAAGATCGGAAAGGATACTTTCCTGTCTCAGGTTATAACCTTGGTCGAGCAGGCACAGGGGTCAAAGGTGCCAATCCAGGAGTTTGCCGATAGGGTTACCGGATACTTCGTACCGGCTGTGATTATCACTGCTGTAGCTGCATCGATCTCATGGCTACTATTCCCTGAGTTTCATATCTCGATAGTCGAGTATTTCAACTTCCCTTGGAGCAATACCGATGTTCCTCTTTTCACACTTTCACTCCTTGCCACAACAGCAGTACTCGTCATTTCCTGCCCCTGTGCTCTTGGACTGGCAACTCCCACAGCCCTGATGGTCGGGAGTGGAAGAGGGGCCCAGAGAGGTATTCTGATTCGAAGCGGTGAGGCAATACAGACGATGAAGGATGTAAAGATCATTGCTTTTGACAAGACAGGTACAATAACTAAAGGTAAGCCTCAGGTGACTGATGTCTTGGCTTCTGGCTCTTTGTCTTCAGAAGAAGTAATCTCCTATGCAGCAAGTCTGGAGGCAGTATCAGAACATCCTTTGGCATCTGCCATCATCCGCAAAGCCAAGGAAAGTGAAGTGACTGTCCATGAAATCAAGGATTTTGAATCTGTAACAGGTAAAGGTGTCAAAGGATCTATCGGCACTCATGAAGTCATTGTAGGAAGCCGCAAGATCCTTTCCATGTTCAATGTGGATTATCAGGAGTTCGAGGAGAAAATGGGTGAGCTTGAAGCTGACGCCAAGACCGTTGTATTGGTTGTAATGGACAGGAAAGTAATTGGAACCATTGCAATTGCAGATACGATCAAGGAAGATTCTATTCTGGCAATCCGTGAGATAGAAAAAATGGGCATAAAAACTGCAATGATCACCGGCGACAACAAAAAGACAGCAGAAGCCGTTGCAAAGATGGTTGGGATCAGTTATGTGATATCCGATGTCCTGCCCGGAGGGAAAGTGGATGAGATCAAGAAGCTGCAATCAGTGTATGATGTAGTTGCAATGGTAGGGGATGGGATCAATGATGCTCCTGCACTTAAACAGTCAAACATCGGTATTGCAATAGGTACAGGCACTGACATAGCAATTGAATCTTCTGATATCACGCTGGTACGGGGGGATCTTAAATCAGTTGTTTCTGCTATAAAATTATCAAAATCGACGTTCCGTAAGATCAAAGAGAACTATTTCTGGGCATGGGTGTATAATGCTATAGCTATCCCTGCAGCATTCTTTGGATTGCTCCATCCCATGATAGGAGCTGCTGCAATGGCACTGAGCTCATTGACCGTCGTACTCAACTCATTGAGACTCAGACGCGCAAACATTGACCCTGAATCAGAAAAGTAA